CCGACGCGGGGCCCTTCACCGGCTACGACCCGGTGTTGTTGTACGGCGGAATGCAGACCTGCCCGGCGGGCCTAGTTCCCGTAGGCATCCACGGCCGCTCCGGGATCTGGGTCGATGCCGTCGGCCTCATCTGCGGCCGGCTGTATCTCGATTCCTCGAAGCTGCCGTCGGTGCCCGTCAAATCGCTGGGCCGCGTGAACACCGGGACACCGTCGGGGCCGCCGAAACCCATCTGCGAGGCGGCGCGCGAAGCCCGCGCGCGCAATTCACCGGCCGCGCCGAATCTCGAGAAGCAATGCCAGGCCCAACAGCAGCAGCCGGTGAAGTCGTTAGGCCGCGTGAATACCGGCTCGGCGCCGCTGCCGACGCGCTCGATCTGCGACGCGGCGCGCGACGCGCTGGCGCGCAAGTCGCCCGCCGCGCCCAGTCTCGTCAACCAGTGCCGCGGAAACGGGGGCAACGCCGCCGCGGGCCCTGCCAACGCGGAGCTCGATGCCATGAGCGTGCGCGGTGGACAGATGGCGGCCAGCGACGAACTGGCCACGATGCTGCTGGCCCGCCTGCCCGACGACCCGGCCCGGCGCGGGTTCGTCATCGGCCTCGGGATCTGGGAAGGCAACACTGCGCCCGGCCCCGGCAAGCAGCGTTATCACGATGCATTGACGAGCGCCGAACAGCGCGGCTTCGACATTGCGGCCGCGTACTCGCTGACGCGCAACAAATACGCCGCGCTGGTCGGTGTCGGTGGTGCGATCGCGGCCGCGGACACCGAACTATCTGCATCGCGCTCTGCGCTGGAGGAAGACGGCTCCTACTGGCTCGGCTTCGACATTGCGAGCGGGTTGTTTGGCGACCCGGCGGCGGGTGCGGAGGGCGACAGGGCCATGAACGCCGGTGCGGCGGCGATTCGCGACACGCTGAACGCCGGACAGCAGCGCGGTTTCGACGCATCGATGGCGCTGCATCTGTCGCGCAGCTATCCGTGAATCCGGAGTCTGCCGCGCTCGCGTCGATCTTGCTGGGATTGCTCGCCTCGGTATCGCTGCCGCCCTGAAGATTGCGGCGAGCGGTGGCGACTGCTCGTTACGCCGGTTTCGAGCCTTGCCCCGGCCGCGACCGGCAAATACGCAAGACGGCTGGAAACTTTTACAAGATGCCGCACCGATTGCCGCGCCTGCGGGCTCTCGCGTTAGGATCGACGCCTGATGCTTTCGCCTCACAAGCCCTCTCCTTCCTCATGAAAGTGCCGCAGTGATCAAGCTGTTGCCGCCCGGTTTGCACTTGATCCTCGGCGACTCCGCGGGCGGCATCTTCACGCGCGTGTTCTTCGCGCGCGACCGGCTGCTGATCGACCAGGACGTATTGTCCTGCGGACCCACGCCGTACGTCACCGATCTCGCCGCGTGGACGAAGCTGCGCTTCGACTACTGGAGCAGCTTCGTGCCCGGCGGCGCGAGCGAACACGTCCATTCGCGTTTCAATCTCGTCGACAACGCGCAGCGCCTCGCGGATGCCGAGCGCGTGAACATCTGGGCGGCCACGGGGGTCAGCGAGCAGCTGTTCATCGCGTTTGCCGTCTATCTAGTGAAGCTGGTCGGCGGGGACCTCGCGCGTATCTCGCTGGTGGAGTGCGAGATGATGAATGGCCGCCGCATCATCGGGCTCGGCGAGCTGAACGAAGGCCAGATGCGTGCTGCTCCCGAACCGAGGCCGATGCCGGAGGAGATGACACAGCATTACCTGCGCGCGTGGGAAGCGTTGACGTTCCCCGATCCGTCGCTGCTCGCGGGTTTTGTGCGCGAGCATCCGCGGGCAAACCGCTGGCTCAAGCTTGCGATGCAATTGATGACGCGCCGGTATCCGGACAAACGTAACGGGTTGAGTTATTGGGATCACGCGTTGCTGTCGCGCGTCGAGGCGCGTGGGCCGGAAGTGTCGCGCATCATCGGTTACACCATGGCCGATACCTTCGAGCAAGGCGATCTCGTCGGCGACTGGTACCTTTTCGGCCGGCTGCTGCGGCTCGGCGGCGAGCGGAATCCGCAACCGTTGCTTGCGCTGAGCGGCGATCAGTCGAGCATCCGCAGTACCGAAGCCAAGCTCACCCCGTTCGGCGCCGAGGTCGTGAAAGGTGCCGCGTCAAACTACCCGGCGAATCCGGTCGACGATTGGGCGGCTGGTGTGCGGCTGTCTTCCGTGGAAGGTGCGTTGTGGTTCAACGATGGCGGCAAGCTGATCCAGCAGTGAGCTGGCTCGCCGTCTCACGGCCGGGCGCGGCCAGCGCCTATAGAGAGGAGTAGCCAGCCCGGTAGGCTGCCGTTCCAGGAGGACTGCCATGAACCCGATCCAGCCCATCAGCCCCGAACGTCCCAATGCCTCCGCCAAGCCGGGCACGGCGGTCGACGCCGTTTCCAACCAGGAAAACGAAGCGCCGGAGCAGGATGCGGATGTCAGCAGTGATCGCGCGGCTCCGGGTAGTGCGGGCGCCAAATCCTCGCTTGAAATCAACGAGATAGAGGATCTCGAAAGCGACGTCGAGGGCGGTTGAGTCCGCGATTGCCTGATGCGGGGGCCCCCATTACCATGCCCGCCTCTTATAAAAGGCTAACCAGAGGGGCGATTCAATGATCAATGAGCAGCAGGCAGCCAAGATCCGCAACCAGCCGGGATTCATCGCGGCGTTGGACCAGAGCGGCGGCAGCACGCCGAAGGCGCTGAAGCTTTACGGCGTTGAAGAGAACACCTACTCGGGCGAGGCGCAGATGATGGATCTCGTCCACCAGATGCGCACGCGCATCGTGACCAGCCCCGTGTTCACCGGCCAGCGCATCGCGGGCGCCATCCTGTTCGAGGCGACCATGGATCGCGAGTTCGGTGGCAAGCCGGCGGCTGACTATCTGTGGGGCAAGCAGGTAGTGCCGTTCCTCAAGATCGACAAGGGTCTCGCGGATGAGGTGAATGGCGTGCAGCTCATGAAGCCCATGCCGACGCTCGATGATCTGCTCAAGAAGGCGAAGAGCAAGGGCATCTTCGGCACGAAGGAGCGGTCGGTCATCAAGCAGAACAATGCGGAAGGCATCAAGGCTGTGGTGAAGCAGCAGTTCGAGATCGCAAGGCAGGTGCTGTCGCACGATCTCGTGCCGATCGTCGAGCCGGAAGTGGACATCAAGAATCCGGACAAGAAGGGTTCGGAAGAGATCCTCAAGAAGGAAATCCTCGCGGAGCTGGACAAACTACCGGCGAATCAGCAGGTGATGCTGAAGCTCACGATTCCGGATGTGGACAATTTGTATGCGGATCTCGTGAAGCATCCGCGCGTGCTGAAGGTGGTGGCGTTGTCGGGCGGTTACTCGCGCGACGAGGCCAACAAGCGGCTGGCGCGGCAGAACGGGATGATTGCGAGCTTCTCGCGGGCGCTCTCTGAAGGGCTCACGGCGCAGCAGAGCGATGCGGAGTTCAACAAGTCGCTGGATACGGCGATTGAATCCATCTACCAGGCTTCCAAGACCTGATCGTTGACCAGCCAGTAGTCCAAAGGCCCCGGCAGCGAAAGCTTCCGGGGCTTTTTCGTTCTGGCCCGCAAGAAGCGGTCCAACCTATGACCGTCAAACCGTTGATTTTTCGAAGTAATTTCAACCGGTGCATCCGTTAAGAAAGATATCTTGACTTGTATAATGCGTATAAGAAAGACTTCTTTCCTAGATACATTCGTTAGGAAAGCAAAGTGCCCCGAACCACCGGCTCTTATATATCCAACTCGGCAGCAGGCGAAAAAGTGCGGGCTTTCGTGCCCGCGCCCTTGCCCGTTACCCATCCGCCCATCTCCCTGGATGGAATCCTCGCGCAGAGGCTAGTCGCTGCGGAACAGGCACTGCGCCACCTCGATCTCGCATCGCAGATGGTGCCGTCGGTCGAGTGGTTTCTATATGGCTTCGTGCGCAAGGAAGCCGTCCTGTCGTCGCAGATCGAAGGCACGCAGGCGACGCTCACCGATCTTCTGCAATTCGAAGCCAGTGAAGACACGCAGCCCACGCCTGACGTCGAAGAAGTCTGCAACTATGTCGAGGCGCTGAAATACGCGCGTGCGCAGCTGGCATCACGCAAGGGTTTGCCGCTCTCCATGCGCCTGCTCAACGAGACGCACAAACGACTCATGCGCGGCGCGCGTGGGGCGCACAAAGCACCCGGGCAGATCCGTCGCACGCAGAACTGGATCGGCGGCTCGCGTCCGGGCAACGCCGCGTTCGTACCGCCGCCGCCGGAGGCGGTTCCCCAACTACTCGCGGCGCTCGAAAAGTATGTGCACGGCGACGATGCGCTGCCGCCGATTGCGCGTGCGGCGCTCGTCCATGTTCAGTTCGAGACCATTCATCCATATCTCGATGGCAACGGCCGCATCGGGCGCTTGCTCATCTCGCTGCTGCTCGAACATTGGAAGCTGCTGCCGTATCCGTTGCTCTATCTCAGCTTGTTCTTTCGGCGGCACCAGTCCGAGTACTACCGCCGTCTGGGTCGGGTGCGCACGGATGGCGATTGGGAAGGGTGGCTCGACTATTTCCTCGATGGAGTGGCCACCGTGGGCGAAGAAGCGGTCACGCTTGCGCGGGAGTTGTTCAACCTGGTCGCCGTGGATCGCGCGAAGGTGTTGGAGGAAAGCTCGACATCGGTCGCCGCCGCGCGGCTGTTCGAGATGTTGCCCGCCCACCCGGTGCTGAGCGTTACTAGTTCGATGCGGATGCTTGGCACCACCAAACCGACTGCTGCGAAGGCGATCGATACCCTCGTCGCGGCCAGCGTGCTCGTGGAAACCACGGGCAGAAAGCGCGATCGTTCGTTCTCCTATAAGGCCTACCTGGACAAACTCGGATCCGGGACGTGACGTTCATGAACATCTCGTCACTCGGGCCGCGCATGCAGGGCGCTGCCTCCAGGGTCTAGCTTTCCCATCTGGCAGAATCCGGGTGGAAAGTGGGTTCGACTTGAGATGACGCTAGAGGCGGACATGTGCATTGAACGAGACCGCTGGCCGCAGCAGCCCTCTATGCTCGCGCCGAATGAATCATGGCGACACTGATCCGCTCCCTCGGCTCCGCCCGCTTCGACAGCCGCGGCGAGCTGCGTCTGGCCGAACGCCTCAAAGACTTCCTCGAAGAGAACGCCTACATCTGGCACAACCTGCCGATGGGCCCGCGCGGCCGGCATCCCGACTTTGTCATCGTCCACCCTGCTAAGGGCGCGTTGGTGCTCGAGGTGAAAGACTGGCGGATGGACACGATTGCGTCCGCGAACAAGTCGGATGTGGAGCTCGTGACAACCGGTGGAACGGTTCGAACGCTCAGCCTCTTCGAACAAGCCCGCGGCTACATGTTCGATGTGATGAAGCTGATCCAGAGCGATGGGGTGCTTCTCCATCCGCCGGGTCACCCGTATCAGGGCAAGTCGATCGTGCCGTTTGGGTATGGCGTCGTGTTCACGAACATCATTCGCAAACAGTTCGCGCAGACTGACCTGCATGAAGCTTTTCCTGAAGACCGCTGTGTGTTCAAAGACGAGATGAGTGAGAGTGTCGATCCAGAAGCCTTTTGCGCTCGGCTCTGGAAGATGGTGCCGCCGCGGGTGGGTTCGACATTGACTCTCCCCGAGTTCGATCGCTTGCGCGGCCTACTCTTTCCCGAGATTCGGATTCGTCAGATCGCGCTTCCGCTGGAAGCGAAGGCGTCAGGGCAAAGAGATCAAATCCTCGCGGTGATGGACTTGCATCAGGAGCAGGTGGCGCGGTCATTAGGCGAAGGCCACCGAATCATTCGTGGCGTCGCCGGATCGGGAAAGACGCTCATCCTGGCCTTTCGCGCCGAACATCTGGCGCGGGCGGCCAGCAAACCCGTGCTGATTCTTTGCTACGCCAACGGCATCGCGGGGAGGCATCGAAGATGCGATGAAAGAGCGTGGGGTAGAAGTTCGCGTTCACTATCCGCGGCTATGCCTGTCAGGCTCGCAGTTACACACATCCTACCCACGGCTAACTACCACGCCGGGGCCATCAAGTGGACGGGCCGGACAAGTGGCCGCACAACCGCCGAGATCGGTCCGAAATATTGATTTAGGCTACACTTCGGCCCGGCCCCAGCAACTGAATTGGGGCTTAGCGGCAGCATAAGAAAAGTCGAGAGAACCAATAAGATGCCACTGACGCAATGAATGTCCACACCCACGAAGAACTCAAGAGCCACATCTGGGATATCGCCAACCGCCTGCGTGGCCCATACCGCCCGCCGCAGTACCGCTTGGTCATGTTGCCGCTTGTGGTGCTGCGGCGCCTGGATTGCGTGCTCGAACCGACCAAGGATGCGGTTCTAAAGGCACACGAGAAAAACAAGAAGCTGGCTCCGGCCGCGCTCGAGAAAATCCTCAGCAAGGCCGCGGACCGGAAGCGCAAGAACACTGTCCTCTACAACACCAGTTCGTACACCTTCCAGAAACTCCTGGGCGACGCCGAGAACATCGCGTCCAATCTCGTGTCGTACATCGATGGCTTCTCGCCCACCGCACGCAACATTTTCGAGAAGTTCAAGTTCAGCGAGCAGATCGAGAAGCTGGATACCAGCAACCGGCTGTTCACCATCGTTAAGTTGATGGCCGAGATCGATCTGCACCCATCGCGCATCGACAACCTGCAGATGGGTTACCTGTTCGAGCATCTAGTGATGCGCTTCAACGAACAGGCAAACGAAGAGGCCGGAGATCACTTTACACCGCGCGAAGTTATCCGACTGATGGCCAACCTGGTCTACACCGGGGAGAAGGATGTCTACACGCCCGGCATCTACCGCACCATCTATGACCCGACCTGCGGCACCGGCGGCATGCTGTCTGAATCCGAGAAGTTCATCCTCGATCAGAACGCACAAGCCAACCTCGCGCTTTTCGGGCAGGAATACAACGACGAGTCCTGGGCGATCTGCTGCTCAGACATGCTCATCAAGGACGAAGACACTAAGAACATTGTCCTCGGCGACACTCTGGGCGACGGCAAGACCCGTGACGGGTTCCAAGGCAAACACTTCCACTACCTGTTGGCTAACCCGCCGTTCGGCGTGGAGTGGAAGGACCAGAAGGTCACCGTCGAGAGAGAGCACAACGATCTCGGCTTCGACGGCCGCTTCGGCGCAGGCTTGCCTGCCATCAACGACGGCTCGCTGCTGTTCCTGCAGCACATGATTTCCAAGATGTACCCGTACAAACACGGTGACGTGGATGCGGTGGGATCGAAGATCGCCATCGTCTTCAATGGTTCCCCGCTGTTCTCAGGCGACGCGGGCTCGGGCCCTTCCAACATCCGCCGCTGGATCATCGAAAAGGACTGGCTGGATGCCATCGTCGCATTGCCGGACCAGCTCTTCTACAACACGGGCATCTACACTTACGTCTGGCTGGTGAGCAACCGCAAGCCGAAGGAGCGGCGAGGCAAGGTGCAGCTCATCGACGGTACGCGCTTCTTCCAGAAGATGAAGAAGAGCCTGAACAACAAGCGTAACGAGATCACCGAAGAGCAGATCCGGCAGCTGACGCACCTATACGGTAACCACCGGGACGGCGAGACCGCGCGGGTGAAGATCGACGACGAGATTGAGACCCGAGTGGTTTCCCGCATCTTTCAAAATCACGAATTCGGGTATCTCAAAGTAACCGTCGAGCGTTCGCTAAGAATGAATTTCGAGGCCAGCGCCGAGCGCATCGCGCGGTTGAACGATCAGACGGCATTCGTCAACCTGGCCGTCTCAAAGAAGCGCAAGGACACCAAGGCGAGCCAGCGTGAAGTCGCCGAAGGCGAAGCCCAGCAAGATTTGATCCGGAAGTTGCTGGCTTCGATGGCTGGCAAGGGACGCTACCGGGATCGCGCGCAGTTCGAAATTGACCTGACGGATTCGGCAAAGCGCACCGACATCAAGCTGGCAGCGCCGGTAAAGAACGCCGTGCTCGCGGCGCTGGGCGAACGAGATCCGAAAGCGGAAATCTGCCGGGATGCCAAAGGCAATCCGGAGCCGGACAGCGAACTGCGCGATACCGAAAACATTCCTCTGCCAGCGGACACCAAACTACCGCTGCCGATGGCGTTCGGCCCGGACAAAGACAACGCGGACCTGGTAAAGAAGTTCCGCAAGGACATTGACGGTTTCATTGCGCGCGAAGTGCTGCCCCATATACCCGATGCGTGGGTGGACTACTCCAAGACCAAGGTCGGGTATGAAATCCCGATCAACCGGCATTTCTACGTATACAAGCCGCCGCGTCCGCTGGCCGAGATCGAGGCGGACATTGCGGGGCTGGAAGCCGAAATCGCGCGGTTGCTGAAAGGCTTGGTCTCGTGAATAAGGACATCGCGCCAGCCACCGAAGGCCAACTACTGATCTGTGGGAGAACAGGCAAATGAGCCATCCCGCAGGTTGGTCGCAAAGGCGGCTAAAGTTCGTCGCCACCTATAACGATGAAGTATTGCCTGAAAATACGGAAGATCTGACAGAGATCCACTACGTCGAGATTTCCGGCGTGTCGCTCATTGGTGGACTCGAAGAGGTCAACAGACTCGCGTTCTATAAAGCGCCTTCGCGTGCACGGAGAAGGGTTAAGAGTGGCGACATCCTGATTTCAACAGTGCGCACTTATTTGAGGGCAATTGCGGCAATCAAGCTCGCACCAGATAACTTGATTGCGTCGACGGGTTTCTGCGTAGTTCGACCGGGGGATGCTGTTGATTCGGAATTTCTAGGTTGGGTTGCGAAGTCTGAACCCTTTGTTTCTGAAGTCGTCTCACGCTCGGTTGGTGTCAGCTATCCGGCGATCAATTCAAGCGAGTTAGTCACGATCAATGTGCCTTTGCCGCCGCTCATATCTCAACGTCATATTGCTGCGTTCCTGAATGAAAAGACCGCGCGAATCGACGCGCTGATCGCCAGGAAGCGTGCGCTGCTGGAGCGGCTGGCCGAGAAGCGTCAGGCGCTCATCGCGCGGGTCGTGACTAGGGGCTTGAATACTCAAGTACCAACGAAGCCGTCAGGTGTTAACTGGTTAGGAGATGTTCCGGCGCATTGGGAGATAGGAAACCTCCGTAGATTCGCGCAGATGAGAACCGGACACACGCCGTCTCGATTAGTTGCTGAGTACTGGGATGACTGCAAAATTCCATGGTTCTCTCTGACCGATGTCTGGCAACTACGTGATGGCACGCGTTGGTATCTGGGGGAAACGGAGGAAAAAATCAGTGAACTCGGGCTAGCAAACTCCGCGGCGGAGCTACTTCCGGCCGGTACAGTCATTTTCTCCAGAACTGCATCAGTTGGATACTCGGGCATCATGCCTGTCGCAATGGCGACAACTCAGGACTTTTGGAACTGGATTTGCGGACCAAGATTGCACCCGGAGTATTTATTGTTGCTCTTCCGCGCGATGATACAAAAATTCGAAGAAAGCACAAGCGGTTCGACACACAAGACTATCTATCAGGGGGTTGCCGCTGGTCTGGAGATTTGCGTCGCGCCCCTCCATGAACAGAAAGCAATCGTCGACTTCGTCTTCCAGAGAGCGACCGCAATTGATCAGGTTGCAATGCGCGTTCGGAAGTCAGTTGAGAAACTGACGGAATACCGCGCGGCGCTAATAACCTCCGCTGTCACAGGTCAGATTTCAGAACTGCGCTGAACGTCGGGAGTTTGCATGTCCGGCCATACCGAGAACGATTTCGAAGCCGCGATTGAAGCCGGCCTTGTTGGCGCGGGCGACTACGAGAAACGCTCGCCAAGCGCCTATAGCGGAGCTTTGGCACTGTTTCCTGAAGACGTGATCGGCTTCCTGAAAGACAGCCAACCTCTCAAATGGGATCAACTGCAAAAGCTGCTTGGTGACAAAACCGGAGACACGCTCCTCAGCGACCTCACCCGAGAACTGGAAATCAAAGGCACGCTGCACGTGCTGCGCCACGGCTTCAAGAGCTACGGCAAAACCTTCAGGCTGGCGTACTTTCGGCCCAACACCGGCATGAACCCCGAGGCGGTGGAAAAGTACATTCACAACCGTTTCACCATCACTCGCCAGGTCGCTTTTACGTCGGTGCTGAAGAAGCCAGAGGGTGGCCAGCGCAGGTGCATCATTGACGTGACACTCGCCGTCAATGGCCTCCCCGTCGCTACCGCCGAACTGAAGAATCCGCTGACCGGACAGCGTGTCGCCGACGCCGTGCATCAGTACATGAACGATCGTGACGAACGCGATCTGCTGTTCGCGTTCAAGAAACGCGCGCTGGTGCATTTCGCGGTGGATCCCGACGAAGTGCGCATGACCACTCGGTTGAAGGGCAAGGAAACCGTCTTCTTGCCATTCAATCGTGGCAATGGCCACGGCGCCGGCAATCCGCCGGTCCAAGGCAACTGGAAGACCCACTACCTCTGGGATGAAGTGCTTCGGGCCGACAGCCTCCTCGACATCCTGCAGCGCTTCATGCATCTGGAAACGAAGGAACGGCAGATCAAGACGGATCGAGGTGTGCGCACGATAGTCAAGGAAACGATGGTCTTCCCGCGCTACCACCAACTTGATGCGGTGCGCCGGCTGGTCGCCCATGCCCGGGCAAGCGGTTCGGGTCGCAACTACCTGGTTCAGCATTCGGCCGGTTCCGGAAAGTCGAACTCCATCGCGTGGTTGGCGCATCGGCTTGCCAGCCTGCACGACGAGCAGGATCAGAAGGTTTTCCACAGCGTCGTGGTCGTCACCGACCGCCGCGTGCTCGACCAGCAGCTGCAGAACACTATCTACCAGTTCGAGCACAAGACCGGCGTGGTCGAAAAGATCGACGAGAACACGCAGCAGCTCGTGCGCGCGTTGTCCGGTGGTACACCCATCGTCATCACCACCATCCAGAAGTTCCCATTTATCTCGCAGGCGCTGGCGACATTGGACAAGAAGGGCGAGGGCGTGAAGATAGATACCGCCGGCAAGCGCTACGCGGTGATCGTGGACGAGGCGCATTCCTCGCAGAGTGGCGAGACGGCGACCGCGTTGCGCGGCATGCTGAATCGCGCCGGTATCGAATCGGCAATTGCGGCGCAG
This sequence is a window from Pseudomonadota bacterium. Protein-coding genes within it:
- a CDS encoding DUF1835 domain-containing protein; the encoded protein is MIKLLPPGLHLILGDSAGGIFTRVFFARDRLLIDQDVLSCGPTPYVTDLAAWTKLRFDYWSSFVPGGASEHVHSRFNLVDNAQRLADAERVNIWAATGVSEQLFIAFAVYLVKLVGGDLARISLVECEMMNGRRIIGLGELNEGQMRAAPEPRPMPEEMTQHYLRAWEALTFPDPSLLAGFVREHPRANRWLKLAMQLMTRRYPDKRNGLSYWDHALLSRVEARGPEVSRIIGYTMADTFEQGDLVGDWYLFGRLLRLGGERNPQPLLALSGDQSSIRSTEAKLTPFGAEVVKGAASNYPANPVDDWAAGVRLSSVEGALWFNDGGKLIQQ
- a CDS encoding fructose bisphosphate aldolase, with the translated sequence MINEQQAAKIRNQPGFIAALDQSGGSTPKALKLYGVEENTYSGEAQMMDLVHQMRTRIVTSPVFTGQRIAGAILFEATMDREFGGKPAADYLWGKQVVPFLKIDKGLADEVNGVQLMKPMPTLDDLLKKAKSKGIFGTKERSVIKQNNAEGIKAVVKQQFEIARQVLSHDLVPIVEPEVDIKNPDKKGSEEILKKEILAELDKLPANQQVMLKLTIPDVDNLYADLVKHPRVLKVVALSGGYSRDEANKRLARQNGMIASFSRALSEGLTAQQSDAEFNKSLDTAIESIYQASKT
- a CDS encoding Fic family protein, yielding MPRTTGSYISNSAAGEKVRAFVPAPLPVTHPPISLDGILAQRLVAAEQALRHLDLASQMVPSVEWFLYGFVRKEAVLSSQIEGTQATLTDLLQFEASEDTQPTPDVEEVCNYVEALKYARAQLASRKGLPLSMRLLNETHKRLMRGARGAHKAPGQIRRTQNWIGGSRPGNAAFVPPPPEAVPQLLAALEKYVHGDDALPPIARAALVHVQFETIHPYLDGNGRIGRLLISLLLEHWKLLPYPLLYLSLFFRRHQSEYYRRLGRVRTDGDWEGWLDYFLDGVATVGEEAVTLARELFNLVAVDRAKVLEESSTSVAAARLFEMLPAHPVLSVTSSMRMLGTTKPTAAKAIDTLVAASVLVETTGRKRDRSFSYKAYLDKLGSGT
- a CDS encoding NERD domain-containing protein, whose protein sequence is MATLIRSLGSARFDSRGELRLAERLKDFLEENAYIWHNLPMGPRGRHPDFVIVHPAKGALVLEVKDWRMDTIASANKSDVELVTTGGTVRTLSLFEQARGYMFDVMKLIQSDGVLLHPPGHPYQGKSIVPFGYGVVFTNIIRKQFAQTDLHEAFPEDRCVFKDEMSESVDPEAFCARLWKMVPPRVGSTLTLPEFDRLRGLLFPEIRIRQIALPLEAKASGQRDQILAVMDLHQEQVARSLGEGHRIIRGVAGSGKTLILAFRAEHLARAASKPVLILCYANGIAGRHRRCDERAWGRSSRSLSAAMPVRLAVTHILPTANYHAGAIKWTGRTSGRTTAEIGPKY
- a CDS encoding class I SAM-dependent DNA methyltransferase produces the protein MNVHTHEELKSHIWDIANRLRGPYRPPQYRLVMLPLVVLRRLDCVLEPTKDAVLKAHEKNKKLAPAALEKILSKAADRKRKNTVLYNTSSYTFQKLLGDAENIASNLVSYIDGFSPTARNIFEKFKFSEQIEKLDTSNRLFTIVKLMAEIDLHPSRIDNLQMGYLFEHLVMRFNEQANEEAGDHFTPREVIRLMANLVYTGEKDVYTPGIYRTIYDPTCGTGGMLSESEKFILDQNAQANLALFGQEYNDESWAICCSDMLIKDEDTKNIVLGDTLGDGKTRDGFQGKHFHYLLANPPFGVEWKDQKVTVEREHNDLGFDGRFGAGLPAINDGSLLFLQHMISKMYPYKHGDVDAVGSKIAIVFNGSPLFSGDAGSGPSNIRRWIIEKDWLDAIVALPDQLFYNTGIYTYVWLVSNRKPKERRGKVQLIDGTRFFQKMKKSLNNKRNEITEEQIRQLTHLYGNHRDGETARVKIDDEIETRVVSRIFQNHEFGYLKVTVERSLRMNFEASAERIARLNDQTAFVNLAVSKKRKDTKASQREVAEGEAQQDLIRKLLASMAGKGRYRDRAQFEIDLTDSAKRTDIKLAAPVKNAVLAALGERDPKAEICRDAKGNPEPDSELRDTENIPLPADTKLPLPMAFGPDKDNADLVKKFRKDIDGFIAREVLPHIPDAWVDYSKTKVGYEIPINRHFYVYKPPRPLAEIEADIAGLEAEIARLLKGLVS
- a CDS encoding restriction endonuclease subunit S produces the protein MSHPAGWSQRRLKFVATYNDEVLPENTEDLTEIHYVEISGVSLIGGLEEVNRLAFYKAPSRARRRVKSGDILISTVRTYLRAIAAIKLAPDNLIASTGFCVVRPGDAVDSEFLGWVAKSEPFVSEVVSRSVGVSYPAINSSELVTINVPLPPLISQRHIAAFLNEKTARIDALIARKRALLERLAEKRQALIARVVTRGLNTQVPTKPSGVNWLGDVPAHWEIGNLRRFAQMRTGHTPSRLVAEYWDDCKIPWFSLTDVWQLRDGTRWYLGETEEKISELGLANSAAELLPAGTVIFSRTASVGYSGIMPVAMATTQDFWNWICGPRLHPEYLLLLFRAMIQKFEESTSGSTHKTIYQGVAAGLEICVAPLHEQKAIVDFVFQRATAIDQVAMRVRKSVEKLTEYRAALITSAVTGQISELR